The window TTACCTTAATGCCATTAACTTTTTTAATGTTGCAATGGCCTCTTCGAAGAATATACAAAGGATTATTTAAGAAAGAACCGAAGACTGATAGGGACGGGGGTGTAACTGATTTCATATATTCAATGGCACTTACATTTGGCTCAATTATTTTGCCATTCGTATTGTATGGATTAATAAATAAGTGATTGTTATATCTAAAAAAATAACTATTCAAATCAGTTCATATTACCATTCATCAATTCACAACGTATTTTTCTTTTAGTAAAAAGGTTATATTTATAATATGCTTTCAAGCATAATTTGTGCGGCAAATAAATAATTGATTTGACTTTCCTAAAGTCCGTACAAACCAAAGAAAATTTATAGGGCAGCTGATTTTCAATCATGCTGTATTCATTTGGTCCCGCTTGCGGGACGAAGGAATAGCAAGAGGGTGATGCGCAGATTGCGCCATCACGGTTGTTTTCGGGTCTTCAACAAGTTGAAAACCAGTCAATTGAACAGATTTTGGAATACTGTGCAAAATCAAGGGCTACAGTAGGCTTTTCCGAAATCTACAGTAAACCCTTTGGGAAGCCCCATAAACACTGGAAATTTTTGACGAAAAAATTGACACAATTTCACTAAAAAAACAAAATCGCACTTATGGAAAAGCAATCAACCAACGGTAAAATAAAGAAAGGGACGGGGGGTTATTCCAATATCACCGTAAAGAAGGAAACGGCCACACGCTTTCGCAGCTATTCCAAAAGGTTCAACAAATCCCATAGCGAGGTTTTGGAAGGAATGATACAATACTTCAAGGAGAACAACCTTGATCCTTTTGGAGAGGGAACAAAGGTCATCCTTGACAGCATCAAAAAATTGGAGCGTCAGATGATGAAAAAATTCGATAGGCTCATCGCCATTATCAAGAACATGGAAAAGACCAGTATCAGGCCCACCTATGAAATGGTACTCATCCTTTATGAAGCCTATGTAAAGGATGGGAGGAAACCTAAACGTGAACCAATCAAGATACAGGAAGAGCGAATGGATTTTTTGGAGTCTAGAAACACTGTTCCAAAAGTTGAGCACGAGAGAATCCTTCATGAATTTGAAAGCTATAAAAAGCGTTGCAATGAAATCATCGACAATGTGGAAAAGGTGGAGCCTATGATGGGAAAGCCCTATCTAAAGATCAATATGGGCATGGGGGATTATGAAAGTATTAAGTATCAATTAAAATGACACTTATGTACCTTACCATCTCAGCACAGAAAATAGGCAGTACCTATAACTCCAGTGTGGGGAGCTATGTGGACTATCTGGAAAAGGAAAACGAGGATAGGTCGCCCGAACAAAGGGAGGAATTCTTTGACCAAGAGAACGACAGCGTAAGCCCTGAAAAGGTCATCGATGAAATTGATGCCAATACCGCCAAATTAAGGCAGAAGGACCCGAAATTCTATTCCATTGTGGTCAGTCCCAACCAAAGGGAACTTAAAGCCATAGGAAATGACCAGAAACTGTTAAGGGAATACACTAGGAAACTCATGGAGGACTATGCCAAGAGTTTCCATAGGAACCAAGAGGTAAAGGCCGAGAACCTGAAATACTATGCCAAGATCGAACATGAACGCACCTATAGGGGCTTTGACAAACAGGTTCAGGAGAATGCTCCCTACCGAGGGGAGATAGCAAGGCTCAAAAACGAGATACGGAAAGTGGAACGTGGCGAATCCATTGGGAATGTCAAAGAGCTTGAAAAGAGGATTGCAGAGCAAACAAGATTGGCCCCACACAAACAGAACGGGCAGCTTGTGGCCGCAGGGATGCAAAAGGAGGGGCCACAGACCCATATCCATATCATAGTCAGCAGGAGGGATGTGACGAACACCTATACACTTTCACCCATGGCCAAGCACAAGGCCTCGGAAGTGGAACTGAACGGAAAGACGGTAAAGAGGGGATTTGATCGGGACAGCTTCTACCAAGCAGCCGAAAAGACCTTTGACAGGACAACTGGGTTCAAGAGGAACTATGTGGAATCCTATGTTGGGAGAAAGGCCCATGCCAAGGAACCGGGGAAGTTCTTTGCCAAGGTCATGGGACTGCCCACCAAGGAAAAGGACATGGCCTTTAAACTCCTTAAGACGATGGGTATCAAAGCTCCCAGCATACCTACCAATAAAGTGCAGATGGCGGCCAAGATCATTAAGGCACTTGGAAAGGGTATCGATAAGGCTAGGGGAGCAGGTGAGGACATGGGTTACTGAAATCCCAGAAGTAGGTTGCGCCCTTTCGGGTTTTTGCTTTACGCTTATCTACCGGAACACTACAAAAACCCGAAAGGATCCATGCGCAAAAGTTGGGGGTAAGATTTGGGGACACTTACAGCACTTCACTGTGTTCCGTTCGCCCTTCATTTATCTAGCCTTCCCTCTTTTAGGATATCGCTAAATTCATAAAATTATCATTAATGTCTTCTGTTTCGGGGAAGAATTGGTTGGACAATAAATTGAAAGGGGTTGATCTAGGGGCTGATGGTTACCTTATTAACGAAAAATGCCCTTTAAAAACCTGTCCGTCCTTAAAATTTATAATAAACCAATAGTCTGCTGGAGGCATTCTATTTCCATTAAATACTCCATCCCACGAGCCATTTTTCAGGGAGAAGTTATTCAGCATCTTACCATATCTGTCATAGATAAAAACATTACCATCTTTACTGATATTGCCCATATTAGGTCTCCAAATATCATTGATGTCATCTCCATTGGGGGAAAAAAACTTTGGATAATCAACTATTGTAAAATCCAAGCCGGCTTCACCACAACCGTTGATATCTTTAACTACCAAATGATATGTACCTGGAGCAATACTTGTAAAAGTTGATGAAGATTGTTCTATTCCATTTAAGGAGTACAAATAGTCACTTATTCCTGTCGTACTAATTTCAACTGTTTGTTGGTTCGTAAAAAGTTCTCCGGACAGGGAATATGCTAAATCAAACGGAATTGAAGATTCAACAACAGAAAAGGAGTAAGTTCTTGAACATCCGTTGGGAGCTACAATATTTACCGAATATTCTCCCGGAACAAATACCTCAACGTTATTATTTGTTTGATCGGATAAAAGGTCGCCATCTAAAAACCATTGAAAAGAATACTTTGGGTCATCAATGTCTGTGTCAATGAAAATGCTTTGATAGTTGTTACTGTTTGTATTTTCTTTACATATAAAATATGTGTCTTCTAAATCAGGCACAATAGGCTTCTGTGCAAATTCAATAAAAAGCCAAGAATCCAAGCTATTGTCCCCTCTATTGGTCAATATAATTTCCAATTCATAGACTTCACCGGGAATGATCGGTGAGACAGCGGTTAGCGGCACGGTTCTACCGTTCGCCTCAATTTCGCCCGTACCAACTTCTTGCTCTATAAAGTATGATTGGAATCCAAGATTGTTACACTCCGGATTGTTATGAATGCTATGTAGGCCTACTTGCGTAACTTGATCCGGTAGTAATGCAATGTTTTTACCGTGATGTACATATTCTATTTCAGGTGTTGTCGTGTCATTGTCATGATCAAAGGTATCTGGTGTAATACCTGGACCGGTCAATAATATTGCAAATCCATCCTGTTTTGAACTATCGCCATCAAAACATTCAATGTCCCCAACTTTATAAGACTCAGAAGCAAATATGTAATTTAAATTGAAAAAATCAGTTTGAGATACAAATCTCAATTTAATAGCTTTTGATTCCGAATATTGACCGACAGTACCAATTCTATCGTCGAGAATTTCCTGTATGGTATATATCCCGCCAAACGGTTCGCTGACCGAACTCGTCCTTAGTGATTTGTTTGGTCCGATTGACATCTGTGCTTGACCTGTTGATAGTACGAAACCTGTATCAAACGGAAATTCTGAGTTACCTCTATTAAATGTGCTGATTCCATTTAACGATAGATTGGTCGCCCTTTCAATAGAAACATCAAGGCAATCGGTATCGAAAGAGTCATCAAATATATCCTTCAATTTACCATTTATGTCAGCATATTCTCTGTCTTCAATAACAATGGATTGCCCAGATAACGCTACCGAATAGCCTAAAAGAGTTATAAAAATAACAAGCTTTGGATAATTCAATTTCATGGGCAATTAATTGAAAGATAAAATATTCAATAAATTAAGAAAAAATAAAATAATTTGTAATATATTACATACGAAAATAATTTTATTATTACGTTATAATGAATTTCGTTGAACTCACTTAGAAAAGTAAACAATTTAAAATGAAAATGTTTCTATACGTTATATCAATTCTGTTATTTTCTTGTTCTGATAATTCTGGTCAAGAAGGTTACCAGGTGAATCAATTTTTAGGAACCTGGAAATTGACAGCAACCTATCAAACCAAATTGGATGGAAGTGCCGATTGGGAAACTGTTGATGATAGTGCGAGTTATACCATAACTTTTGCTGATGGCAATGAAGCTGTCGTTAGTTATAGTTCATGCAGTGGCACCTATGAATATTCAGAAGAACAATCAAAAATTTCTGTTTTTTTTGAATGCCTAGATGATAGGACTGATTATTTCATTGATGATGAAAGTGATCTTCCGGATATTTTGATAGTTAGTGCATTAGGGAATAATACGCCGGATGAGGGTATTAAGCTCAAATTTTTGAAAATATAAATTATAAATCTCATAATCACGGTCCAGCATGAAAAAAATTACTACGTTAATAGTTTTTATTGGTTTTAATTGCCTCATCCACGCCCAAGAATGTGCTACCCCTACACCGACCGCATATTCAGTTTCATCAGGTATTTCTGGAAAATCTTCAGTCTCTTCCTCCTATTGTTTGAATTTATATTTCCATATTGTTCGCAGAACCAATGGTACCGGTGGGGTCAATCCAACGGTTATCGACGATATTCTTAATGTCATGAACAGTGCATTTTTACCACACGAAATTTCAATACAATCTGTCGGCAATGATTACATCGATAGTGATGCTTTATTCGATATCGGAACGGACAATGAGGCGAACCAGCTATTTGGTACAAACAACCAAGCGAATGCCATAAATGTTTATCTTGTAAATTCAGGTCAAACCTCCAGTGGAATTGTTTACGCTGGATTGGCCCAGGATATTCCTAGCAGGAATATGATAATAGATAATGATTTTGTGCTTACTTCTACAGCTCCCCATGAATTGGGACATTGTCTTAACTTATTGCATACTCATGAAACTTACTATGGGGTTGAAAATATAAATGGTTCAAATTGCTCAACGGCTGGGGATAAAATTTGCGATACGCCAGCTGACCCGCAGCTTTCGAGTTTTAACGTCGATGTTACCTGTAATTACACTGGCGGAAATGGTTACAGTCCCCTTACGGATAACATTATGTCCTATTCAAGGTCGGCATGCCGAGATTTATTTACTGATGGACAAGTGGCGGTTATGAAAAATGCGATACCACAATATTCTATTTTATCAGATGCTGTAGCAACGAACTGTCAGATAACCAAGTTGATTGGTGACGATTGTACTTGTTCGAATATAAATACAGTAATAACCCTGCAATATCCCCCAAGTACCACTGTTAACTGGACTACTTCAACCAATATGACCATTGTAAGCAGTACTAATAGTTCGGTTACGGTCAAGGGGGTAAGTGGTACTCGAAGTCAGGGTCAGGTCACGGCAAGTTTTAATGGTATTCAATTAACAAAAGATGTTTGGGTAGGCGAACCCAGTGCACCATCTTCCCTTTCCGGTCCATCATCTGTTTTAACAGGTGCATTTGTAAATTATAACTCGTCCGTAGCTTCTGGAGCCAGTAGCTATGAATGGCGTCTGCCTTATCCTTTTGATGTAGTTACAAGCTGGAATTACAATGGTCAGCGTTGGCAAATGAGGACAACAACGGATCGCTATCTTACAGCTTATACTGGAATGGGACAGATTTCCGGATTGGTACAGGTCATGGGGAAAAATAAATGTGGTGTTGGAGGAGCTAAGACTAAAAGTGTATCCCATTCAAGCAGTGGTGGAGGTGGAATTCCACTTAAGACTCAATTCGATGGTATAGGAGTAGCTATAACTGAAAACCAAATTTATCCTAACCCTGCAAATGAACGGATAAATATCTTGCTGAAGAATCGCGCTGATTTAACTTTTGTAAATGTCACTTTAAGCAGTATGGACGGGAAGGTTTTATTCAAAAGCCAAAACAAGAACTTATCGGTTGTTCCAACTGAACATTTAACGAACGGGGTTTATATACTTAATATAATAACTGATCAAGAAATAGTTCAAAAATCAATTATTATATCTCACTAGCAGAATCCTTTTGTAGATTTACCTCTTCTAAGTACATCGCTAATTTCATGATATTAAAATAAATGATGCTATTTAAGAAGGGATATATCATGAAAAAATTCAACTAAAACAATGATTTTCAATAATATATGATTTCATGGATGATTCCAGTCATGACGGCCTCCCTTAAATTGTCGTTAATAACTTTAGATAGCTTCAATTAACTTCTCATTGTAATCATCCAGGATAGTAGTCGGCAACGATTTGAGATAGATTTGAGTTGTATTCAGCTTACTATGTCCAAGCATGGCAGAAATGGCCTCCAAAGGAATGTTGTGAAGCATAGCTTGTGTAGCAAAGCTATGTCTGCTAACGTAGGTTGTAAGCTTCTGCTCAATTCCACATAACTCCTGAATTGTTTTTAACCCGCGATTATAACGCTGCCTTTCCCAATTAATCTCTCGTTCCTGTTTAGCAGGATTTTCTCGTTTTATTACAGGAAATATGTAATCCTCCGCTTTCTTTCCTTTCAAATAACTGTTCAAGATTTCTGAAAGTTGTCCGGTTATTTTTATGTCATATAGTTTTCCTGTTTTCTTTCTGCGAAATTTAATACGACCGTTCACTATATTGCTTACTTGGAGGTATGCCATGTCCGTGAAGTTCATACCATAGAGAAAAAAGGAACAAATGAAATAGTTTCGATATCTAAACAATGCTTGATCCTCTGGAATTTCCAATTCTAGGATCTTTCTGATATCTTCAATTTCCAAAGCTCGTTTTTCGGTTGGAATTTGTCTTATTGTATAATTCATAAAAGGATAGGCTTCCTTTTCAATTAACCCTGCTTTTATACCCTTATTGAAGAGTGCTCGTAAGCCGCGTAAGTAAGTAGATAATCCATTCCAACTATTTCCCTTTGCTAAATGATATTTTTCAAAGCGTTTGATAAAGGAGTAATTCACTTCATTGAACTTAAGATCTTTGCCCTTATTGAAGGTCTTCAAGACCGATAAAATGCCTTTATAATGTCTTGCCGTCCCATATCTGTGTGCCGCCTTTAAATCCTCAACTACAGAATTCCCAAATTCAAAAAAGGATTCATAGGTACTGTTTCTTGTGATTCGATTTTTCACTTCAACAATTGACAAATAGTTCAACTTACCTTGATCAGAAAGTTTGTTGAGAATGTCATTTGCACGAGCTTCTTCTTTTAATAAAAGTGTATTCAATCGGGCAATGGATTCCGTGCGAGTGTAGTTTCTTTTAATGGAACATTTTTGATGATCCCAAAATATTTCGGATATTGAAAAACCAGTTGCGATGGATGTTGTTTTTCGCAAATGAGTGAGGCGAAAAATGATAGGGTAGGTGCCATCTTTTTTTGCTCTTCTTGTATCCAATAAAAGGGTCAAATATGTTCTCATTTACTTCAAGTTAGCAAAAAAATTTGCAAACAATTTGCAAACAAATAATTGATTCCATTTGATTTCAAATGAGGTTAAAATAAATGTAACACATTGAAATACAATAAAATATAGTGATTTTGGTTTTTGGAAGATTTGGTATTAAAGCGGCTTCTAAGCAGACGGTCGAAGGTTCGAATCCTTCCGCGATCACTAAAAAAAAGCTCCCAAACATGGGGGCTTTTTTTTCATCTCACCTAAGAGTTAAAAGCATCCTTACACCCATAAGTGAGCTGCATTACTGCCTCCTATATCCTTTGGAAACAATTGGAGACTGCCAGACCCTTTGGGTCGGTAAAAACAGAAAGGAGACTGGATAAATTGTAAATCCAGGTACTTTTCCTGTAAAAATGGTATGTCTTTCCGTAATAGGGGTATGATTGAAAATACGGATACCTAGTATTTTTGAGGTTGTTAATCAACTAAACATGCTAGCATTAATTTTTGACCGACTGAGCTTGCGCATACCACCATCTTTTCTCCCTAAGTTTTGCCACGTTGGATTTACCAATTACCTGCTTGTATTTTTGTGTTTGTTTGTCCATGGACTTTCATTTGCACAGGACGAAAAAGAACGCTTCTTGGATGATTTTAGAGGGACAGCAAGTGTTACCCAAAATGGAATTTCCCTTATCCCATCATTTTCTTTGGGAGATCCTGCACTAATATTTGACCTAAAATTTACCAAAGGAAGATTGAGTTTTGAACCTGACATGCGGTTTGCTTTGGAGGGAAAACCCTGGACTTTTATTTTCTGGTGGCGTTATAAGGCCATTTCCAAGGAAAGGTTTTCCCTTAGGGTAGGTGCACACCCCGCATTGAATTTTAGGACCATTTCCATTATGCGAAATGGACAGTCGGAGGAAATCTTGGAATCCAGAAGATATTTGGCGGCAGAAGTGGTTCCAACCTATAAGATTTCGGATAATATCGATGTTGGTTTCTATTATCTTCACGGAAGAGGTTTTGATGAAGGCGTAAAGCAGACAAATTTCTTTGTGCTGAATACCTTTTTTAAGAATCTTTATATAACGGAGCAATATTATTTTGATATTAATCCACAGGCCTATTTTTTGGCTACGGATAACCTACAAGGGTATTATTTGGCGGGTTTCTTATCTCTGCATAAGAAGGATTTTCCACTTTCGATTGCTGCCATATTGAACAAGGCTTTGGATACGGAAATTTCACCAGAGGATGATTTCACTTGGAATCTGTCCTTGGTATACAGTTTTTGAACTTTTAAACATCAAGCGGAATCATTTCAGGTAATTTAAAAGTTCTTTATACCTTAAGGAAACTAACCCATCAGAATATTGAATGTAAGTCATGAATATATTTGAAAGATTAACATCGGGCGAAGAAATTCCAATGAACCACCCGGATTACGGTGAAATTGGGGTTGAGGTGAACAAGACCATAGCACTTTCCACCAAATTGAATTCATCGAAAAACGTGCATGAAATTAGACAGACGTTGAGCGAAATCATTGGTTCGCCCATTGATGAAAGTACTACTGTTTTTACTCCCTTTTATACCAATTATGGGAAGAATATTTCTTTGGGGAAAAACGTGTTCATCAACCATGCTTGTAGCTTTTTGGACCTTGGGGGTATCATTATTGAAGACAACGTCATGATTGGTCCAAGAGTAAGTATAACTTCGGAAAATCACCCCACGGCTATTGAAACAAGAAAAACGATGCTGCCCAGTAAAGTACATATCCAAAAAAATGTATGGATTGGTGCCAGCGCCACAATTTTACCTGGGGTGACCATAGGAGAAAATTCAGTCGTGGCAGCAGGTGCTTTGGTCAATAAAGATGTCCCATCCAATACTGTGGTTGCAGGAGTGCCAGCAAAAATCCTTAGAAAATTGAAAAACGGTGTTTGAATTCCAGTTATTTACTCTTCTTTGAAATCAACAAAAACAGTACACCACAAAGTAACCATGCGGGCAAGGTCATAAAGGATAAAAAGACATCAAAGTAAACAGAAATACCATAGCAAAGTCCAAAGCTGATGGCCCATGCCCAAAACACCGCACGATTGAATTTCATGTTCATTTTTTCCGCATAATCCAGTATGATATTCGCTTTCTTCCCATAAAAGTGTTCGAACACGATGATAGCTCCCATAGGTGCCAAAATAAAGCCATAGAGTGCCACGAAGTCCAATAATTTCATCGCAAATGCAGGAAAGAGTCCAGCTAAGGTCGCTACGCTGCCCGCGATGATGGTAACCCAAAAAGTAGAGGTTTTAGGGATGATCGCTTGAAATGCCAAACCTGCCCTATAAATGGTAGGGTTGGCCGTTGTCCACCCTGCCAGCACCACGGCAATGGCACCAAAGATTCCCAGTGCATTGTAGGCTAGGGGACCGGGAGCTACATTTGGAGCGTTTCCACCGGCCAATGCAGCTTGTGCTTCTGGTGATTCCAAGTAAACAGCATAAAGTAGTGCCGCAGCGATCCATGCCATATAATGGCCTACATACATCCCTGCCGCAGTGGTCCATCCAGAACTTGCCTTTTTGGCAAACCGGAACACGGAGAGGTCGGACATGCCCACGTGCATGGCCGCATTCGCGAACCAAGACCAAATGGCAACATGCCAGAAGGTATATTTGATTTGCCCTGGAAAAGGTTCACTGCCTTCTCCCCAAATATTCCAGAAATCAGAGAAACTGTTCACATCAAGATCGCGCAAAGCCACAATGCCGCTCGCCAAAAACGCCAGCACTATGATGGGGGACATATAGTTGGCCGCCTTGGAAACGGTTTCATAACCCTTGGCCGCAATAATGGAGATTACGGCCCCAATGGCCAAAACGATGATGATCCAGGTAATTCCGTTGGGCATGGTATCGGTCAACTTGGGCATTTCCATATCAAAAGGAATACCAACGGCGGTGGCCGAGACCGTAATCATAGCTCCCGCCAGAAAACAGAAAAGGATGCCATTGGCCAGATTGTAAACCGTCACTAAATTTTTGCCCACGATCTTTTCCAATTGATAGTAGAGCGTGAGCCGATATTTAACGGCTATTTCTGCGGTAAGGAAACGCCAACTGAGCACGGCCAGTAGGTTTCCCAAAAGAAGTCCGATAATTAAATCAAAAGCGCTGACCCCTGTGGTCAAAAAGAGTGGCCCGATTACAAACTCGGTACCGGCTGCATGCTCACCGGCATACATCCCCAAAAAGCTTTTCCAGCTTTTAAGTTTTGATTGTGGCACTGGTTCCCTTTCGAATTCGCCACCTGCGATTTCCTCGATTTCTTCATCAATATTGTATTGGCTCATGCGGTTTGGTTTGTATCGTTATTTCTTAGGTGAATGCTGGTTAG is drawn from Flagellimonas sp. MMG031 and contains these coding sequences:
- the mobB gene encoding MobB family relaxase translates to MYLTISAQKIGSTYNSSVGSYVDYLEKENEDRSPEQREEFFDQENDSVSPEKVIDEIDANTAKLRQKDPKFYSIVVSPNQRELKAIGNDQKLLREYTRKLMEDYAKSFHRNQEVKAENLKYYAKIEHERTYRGFDKQVQENAPYRGEIARLKNEIRKVERGESIGNVKELEKRIAEQTRLAPHKQNGQLVAAGMQKEGPQTHIHIIVSRRDVTNTYTLSPMAKHKASEVELNGKTVKRGFDRDSFYQAAEKTFDRTTGFKRNYVESYVGRKAHAKEPGKFFAKVMGLPTKEKDMAFKLLKTMGIKAPSIPTNKVQMAAKIIKALGKGIDKARGAGEDMGY
- a CDS encoding BfmA/BtgA family mobilization protein, whose product is MEKQSTNGKIKKGTGGYSNITVKKETATRFRSYSKRFNKSHSEVLEGMIQYFKENNLDPFGEGTKVILDSIKKLERQMMKKFDRLIAIIKNMEKTSIRPTYEMVLILYEAYVKDGRKPKREPIKIQEERMDFLESRNTVPKVEHERILHEFESYKKRCNEIIDNVEKVEPMMGKPYLKINMGMGDYESIKYQLK
- a CDS encoding T9SS type B sorting domain-containing protein codes for the protein MKLNYPKLVIFITLLGYSVALSGQSIVIEDREYADINGKLKDIFDDSFDTDCLDVSIERATNLSLNGISTFNRGNSEFPFDTGFVLSTGQAQMSIGPNKSLRTSSVSEPFGGIYTIQEILDDRIGTVGQYSESKAIKLRFVSQTDFFNLNYIFASESYKVGDIECFDGDSSKQDGFAILLTGPGITPDTFDHDNDTTTPEIEYVHHGKNIALLPDQVTQVGLHSIHNNPECNNLGFQSYFIEQEVGTGEIEANGRTVPLTAVSPIIPGEVYELEIILTNRGDNSLDSWLFIEFAQKPIVPDLEDTYFICKENTNSNNYQSIFIDTDIDDPKYSFQWFLDGDLLSDQTNNNVEVFVPGEYSVNIVAPNGCSRTYSFSVVESSIPFDLAYSLSGELFTNQQTVEISTTGISDYLYSLNGIEQSSSTFTSIAPGTYHLVVKDINGCGEAGLDFTIVDYPKFFSPNGDDINDIWRPNMGNISKDGNVFIYDRYGKMLNNFSLKNGSWDGVFNGNRMPPADYWFIINFKDGQVFKGHFSLIR
- a CDS encoding sugar O-acetyltransferase; translation: MNIFERLTSGEEIPMNHPDYGEIGVEVNKTIALSTKLNSSKNVHEIRQTLSEIIGSPIDESTTVFTPFYTNYGKNISLGKNVFINHACSFLDLGGIIIEDNVMIGPRVSITSENHPTAIETRKTMLPSKVHIQKNVWIGASATILPGVTIGENSVVAAGALVNKDVPSNTVVAGVPAKILRKLKNGV
- a CDS encoding zinc-dependent metalloprotease — encoded protein: MKKITTLIVFIGFNCLIHAQECATPTPTAYSVSSGISGKSSVSSSYCLNLYFHIVRRTNGTGGVNPTVIDDILNVMNSAFLPHEISIQSVGNDYIDSDALFDIGTDNEANQLFGTNNQANAINVYLVNSGQTSSGIVYAGLAQDIPSRNMIIDNDFVLTSTAPHELGHCLNLLHTHETYYGVENINGSNCSTAGDKICDTPADPQLSSFNVDVTCNYTGGNGYSPLTDNIMSYSRSACRDLFTDGQVAVMKNAIPQYSILSDAVATNCQITKLIGDDCTCSNINTVITLQYPPSTTVNWTTSTNMTIVSSTNSSVTVKGVSGTRSQGQVTASFNGIQLTKDVWVGEPSAPSSLSGPSSVLTGAFVNYNSSVASGASSYEWRLPYPFDVVTSWNYNGQRWQMRTTTDRYLTAYTGMGQISGLVQVMGKNKCGVGGAKTKSVSHSSSGGGGIPLKTQFDGIGVAITENQIYPNPANERINILLKNRADLTFVNVTLSSMDGKVLFKSQNKNLSVVPTEHLTNGVYILNIITDQEIVQKSIIISH
- a CDS encoding site-specific integrase, with protein sequence MRTYLTLLLDTRRAKKDGTYPIIFRLTHLRKTTSIATGFSISEIFWDHQKCSIKRNYTRTESIARLNTLLLKEEARANDILNKLSDQGKLNYLSIVEVKNRITRNSTYESFFEFGNSVVEDLKAAHRYGTARHYKGILSVLKTFNKGKDLKFNEVNYSFIKRFEKYHLAKGNSWNGLSTYLRGLRALFNKGIKAGLIEKEAYPFMNYTIRQIPTEKRALEIEDIRKILELEIPEDQALFRYRNYFICSFFLYGMNFTDMAYLQVSNIVNGRIKFRRKKTGKLYDIKITGQLSEILNSYLKGKKAEDYIFPVIKRENPAKQEREINWERQRYNRGLKTIQELCGIEQKLTTYVSRHSFATQAMLHNIPLEAISAMLGHSKLNTTQIYLKSLPTTILDDYNEKLIEAI